The following nucleotide sequence is from Aneurinibacillus soli.
TGGGCAGACGTACCACGATTTAATTATGAATGCTGATACAGCTTTGTATTATACAAAACAAACAGGGCGGAACGGATATACGTTTTATAACAATGAGATGAACGAGAAGTCGCGAGAGAAACTGTCATTAGGAAACGACCTGCATAAAGCGCTACTACATGATAATTTTTTGTTGTATTACCAGCCGCAGGTTGATGTACAAAGTGGCCAGATCATTGGAGCAGAAGCATTAATTCGCTGGAAGCATCCCGAAAAGGGATTTATTTCTCCGGCAGAATTTATTCCATTAGCAGAAGAAAATGGGCTGATTTTACAGATGGGGGAGTGGGTACTACGAACAGCTTGTCAGCAGAATAAAGCATGGCAAGATGCAGGATATGAACCGATTCGAATGTCTGTTAATTTGTCGATGCATCAATTTCAGCAAAAAAATTTTATTGAGAGTATTTTACGTACACTTGAAGAAACCGGACTCCAGGCTAACTATCTTGAGTTAGAGGTAACGGAAAGTATTGCGATGTATGATATTGAAAATGTGATTAAAAAGCTAGATATATTAGATAAAGCCGGAATTCATGTGTCGGTGGATGACTTTGGTACAGGGTACTCATCCTTAAATTATTTAAGGCGTTTACCCGTGCACACCTTAAAAATTGATCAGTCTTTTGTACGGGATATTAATATAGACTGGGATGATACAGCAATTGTTAATTCGATTATTACGCTAGCTCATACATTACGTATGAATGTAGTTGCGGAGGGAGTAGAGACACAGGAGCAATTTGCCTTTCTTAAAGAGCATGGGTGCGATCGGATTCAAGGTTATTTGGTTAGTCCGCCTGTTCCTGCAGGGCAGTTTGAACAATTAGTAAAGAAGACAGTAGAGGGAGTGACGCTTTAGTCACTCCCTGTTTGTAACTAGATCCAGCTGTACAGCTAAAAAACTACTCCATCTTTAATGGTTTTCATAATGGCTTGATCGATGCAGTCTTCTGTGGAAAGAGAAGGGTCTGTTTCTTGAATGCGCTGCGCATGGCGGACAGCGATGTCAATGACTTTATCTTTGACTTTTCGTCCGGCGAACTCTTCAAAAGCGGCCTTTACTTGTTTAGTAAATGCTTTGTCCATATGTATGACTCCTTTTGCATGAAGTAAAGTGAGTAACTCGATTCATTTTATATTCGGTATGATCGTGCCTGTTCCTTCTTTCTTATCTGATCATGAGAAGTTGCGGCTGATTGGTATGCAGCTATGTTTATTTTCTGTCTAGTATTGACAGAAAGTTCTACTATGATTGATTATAAACAGTAGTTAATTTTTGGTATTTTTAGGAAGAGGGGAATAGGAGATTGAACCGATTTGTCTATTTGGCGCTTACTTTATGTATTTCACTTTTTTCTTGCTATGCGTATGTACAGCTTACTTCTACACTTATGCTCGATCCAGCGTATGTCGAATCTTTGCAGCTTCCAAGTAATGGAGATAGTATGAGTATCCCATTACTTGGGGCGTTTTTATCTGGTATTATACAGGCTTTCGTACACTTATTTTTTCATGGACTATTTTTGTCGGCCTGTTTCCTTCGTCTAAATAAGAAAAAGATTTCACTTCGCGCTATCATCATTCAAAAAGACGGCTGGCTTGCTGTCAGTATTCGTATAGTAGGGTACATACTCATTGCGATTCTTACACTGTTGTTTGCGCTGGATGCACCACTGTACAGATGGTATGAATGGCAATGGTATATCTCGACCGTACTGACGCTGGCTGCGTACTTGATCTGGTTTGTGATGATTTTTCGAAAGAACAGTGAGCGTATATATGAATAGATTTACGATCCATACTTTGAGAGAGGAGAGACACTCATGAAACGCTTGTGTATCATTCCATGCGGAGCCAAAAAAATTTGGGACAAATACCCGGAAACCGGAGCTGTAGAAGCAAAGAATGCTTACATAAGTCCGTTCGGGAAAGCATGCCAGGCATACGCAACCCGTTTTTTTACAAACTGGGTGTTTCTGTCCGCCAAACACGGCTTTTTGGGTCCGACTGATCGTATACCGCAAAACTATGATCTCGCGTTCGATCATAAAAGCCCGCATATTATCACGCTTGAAGTCTTGCAGCAGCAGATCGAGAAAAAGGCACTTCATCATTTTGATGAAATTATTGTGCTCGGTGGCAAAAAGCATCGCCGCGTTGTCGAACAGTTGTTTGAGAAAGAGAAGTTACAGTATCCCCTTGAAGGATGCCGGGGCATCGGGTACATGTTGCAGCGACTTCAGCATGCTGTGCAAGAGGGTCAGGAGCTAGAAGAGAATTGGTACGCAGTCAAACTATTAAATGATTGATCTAGCAATTCTAAATCCGATATCATCTATATAAAAATCAGGCATACTCTTACGGCGACAAGTAGCTCCACATCCACGTTCTTCTTCCGCCCAACTTCCTCCGCGAATTATTCTGTAAGTACCAAAGGTCTCTGCATCGTATAAGTCCCAGCACCACTCCCAAACATTACCGATCATATCATACAGGCCCCATTCATTAGGCATTTTCTCACTAACTTCGTGTACTCGTTCGTTAGAATTATCTTTATACCAAGCAATTTCATCAATTTCACCATACCGATATCCTTTTGATTTTGCCTTACATGCATATTGCCATTCAGCATCTGTCGGTAAACGAAAACCATTAGTACCATAATTGCAAACAACTTCTTTACTTTCATTATCAAAATCATAAAACTTGTCATAACCCAGCGCATCAGACAGTAAATTACAAAAATTCACTGCATCTATCCATGAAACATTAACAACTGGTTTTCGAGCCTCACTCGTTGTTACAAATTCCTTTCCCATAATAATCGCATAAAGTTCTTCTGTCACCGTATATTTGGCAAGATAAAATGGCTCTATCTCAACATTCCAAATAACTTCCTTTAAATTTTTTCTAATACCTGGCATTCCAAATTTATAGTTTGAACTAATCCATTTTTGCTCGTTTCGAAAATCTCGTAGGCGGGTTTCTCCTTCAGGAATATACACCATTAAATCTTTTAAGTAGTCATTTAAGTTAGCTAACATTGCCCTCTCCTAGTCTTGAATTAATGTTTTTAGACACTTCTTTCATAGCAAAATCTCTTTCAAGAATTATTATGGTGTTTTATTCTGATTCATCTTGAATAAAGTTGCCCGATTCCACAAAATCACATTTCTTCACATAGCTGCCCGCAAAATCTGCGCAAACAGCCGCTGCACGTCCTCCTGGTTCGGCACCGGTGTGTCCGGCGCAATCATATGCTGCACGAGCTGCCCATATGTCCACGCTAGCAGCTGGCGAGAGATGGCTTCTGCATCGATCTCCGCAGGAATTGCTTCATACTTCTGACCAATTCGAATCCATTCCGTCCCGACGGCCAATGAGCGATCATAAATCTGGCGCAACAGCAGCGCAACATCCGGGTTATCTTGCTGGCTGAGTAAGTACAAAAAAATGTTGTTTACGACATGGTCACGATCAACAAGCTGCGGCAGCAGCCCAGCGGTAATAGCACCGAGCGGCCCATCTAATTCTCCCAGTTTCGCACGGGATACCGCCTCGTCAAATGCTTGCCCAATGCCTTGCATTTTCGTTACGAGTAGTAGACCGAACAATTCATCTTTGCTTTTTACATAATGATAGATGGCCCCTTTGGAAAGACCAGAGCGCTTCATGATTTCTTGCAGGGTTGTTTTTTTGCAGCCTAATTCTTGAATTAGGATTGTAGTTGTCGCAAGCAGGCGCTGAAACGTAGGAGTAGCGGGTATTTCAATCATTGTCTATCATCCTTTCTATCCCATAGCGATGCAAGATTCATCTTACAATCCGACTGTCGGTTTGTCAAACCCATTTACAAACCGTCAGTCGGTATGGTAAAGTCTTGCTATGGATACATGTGGAAGGGGATAGCACGATGAAAACAATCGGATTACTTGCACGAGATTTTATTCCACTTTTGTTGGCGCTGTTTGTACAACCGCAACAGTTGGGCTTGTTGCTCGCTGTATTAGCGGCACTCGGTCTTCTGATCATGCAAATACGTGTGAAAAAAGTGAAGACACTAACGGCTGTTAACGCCTTATTTCTGACGCTGGCAATTATAATCTCTTCGATCATGCCTAACGTTAACATCCTGGCCTATAGCCAGCTAGCTGTATATGCGATTCTGGCATGTACAACACTTCTTTCTCTCGGGATCGGGGAGCTGTTTACGATGCAGTATGCAAAAGATACGACACCGGAAGCCATATGGACACATCCGCTATTTTATCGGATTAACCGAATTTTGACCGGGATGTGGGCGGGAGTTTTTACGTTATGTGCCATATTTGCTGCCCTTACAACGTTCGGTGTGCTGGACCGTACAATCGGAATTTTATTGGCAAACGCCTGGTGTGTGCCTGGTTTTATTGCCAATATGATGCTGCCACCGTATATGCAGCGCCGTTATGCAGAAAGCATGCGCGGTACGAAGCGTCCTGAATTGGATTGGGAACCTGTCGTATCGCTTGAAGCTTCCGTGCAGGCAGGACAGTATGATGTCATCATTGTTGGTTCGGGTATCGGTGGACTGACAGCAGGGGCTGAACTTGCGGCGGCAGGAGCACGTGTGCTTGTGCTCGAACAGCATATGCTGGCTGGAGGAGCTTGCACGACGTATACACGCAGGGGCGGATTCCGGCTGGAGGCAGGGGTTGAATCGGTGAGTGGGTTGGATGAAGGCGGCCCGCTGCGGCACCTGCTTGCCCGTCATGGCCTTCTCGACCGGATTGAATGGCTGAAAAATACGTATGAATTCCGGGATGGAGAGGAGCACACGATTATTCCAGAGACGTTTGAAGCATGGCGTGATCGTCTTGCTGAGCGATTCCCCAAGGAAAAAGAGCATATACACGCCTTGTTTACAGAACTTGCGATTTGCTTTACACAGATGCGTACGGTATTTGGGCCAGACCGGCTTGCGCCGCGTATTCCGAATACAATAGAAGAGATGAATCGCTTTGCCGAACAAAATCCGAATTATTTGCGGTGGCAGGGTCGAACATGGAAAGAGTTGCTTAGTACGTATACGTCTAACCAGGCGATTCACCGGGAACTGTCGTTTTTAGCTGGTTATGTCGGAGATGCGGGCGAAGAAACATCAGCGGATGCGATGATTCCGCTCATGGGTTATTTCATCTACGGTGGATTCCGCCCGCGCGGCGGTTCACAAGTGCTGGCCGATGCGCTTGTGGCACGCATTCGTGAATGCGGCGGGGATGTACTCGTGTCAACGGATGTACAGAAGATTATCATTGAGAACAATCAGGTGCAGGGTGTACAGACGAAAAAACAGACATATCATGCATCAACCGTCATTTCGAATGCGGACCCACGCCTTACGTACGAAACACTCGTTGGACTGGAGAAGCTGCCTTCTGCATACGGTGGTGAAGTGAAGAAGTTAATTCCATCGATGTCACTGTTCGTTTGGAGTGCGGCGCTTAGTAAGCCATTTGCCACGAAGAATCTTATTCATTACAAGCTTCCTGAACCGATCACGCTGCCGGGAACGAGCCAGACCATTACGGGAATTGGCATACACTCGCCATCCGCATGTGATGCTTCGCTTGCGCCAGACGGACAGGGAACATTGACAGTTAACATTATCACAGACGCTTCTGCTAGCCGATATAAGGCGATGACACCTGAAGAATATAGCACCGTGAAGCAGGAAGTGGACCGCATGTGCCGGGCGGCGATATGCGAGATTGATCCGGCTATGGCCGATGCGATTTTGTGGACAGAAGTGGCGACACCGAAAACGATGGCGCGTTACTTGCGGACATACGAAGGATCTGTTTATAGCAGCCGACGCTCTGGTGGGAATGCGCCGGACTTCCCGCATCATAAAGCACCGGTGCAAGGATTGTATCTCGCAGGTGCAGGCGTTGGATACGGGCCGGGCATTGAGGCAGTTGTCATCAGCGGCGGGGTTGTGGCGGAAGAACTTGTACCGTATTTTGCGAATCGCTCGCACATCCACACGGCATAAAAAAGACGGCAGATCGCTGCCGCCTTACTTCTCATGTAGTAAGTATCGAAGCGTTCGAACGCTGATATTCAGCTGTTCGGACGCTTTTTTGCGATTGCCGAGCGTTTCGCGGAGTGCT
It contains:
- a CDS encoding DUF6884 domain-containing protein: MKRLCIIPCGAKKIWDKYPETGAVEAKNAYISPFGKACQAYATRFFTNWVFLSAKHGFLGPTDRIPQNYDLAFDHKSPHIITLEVLQQQIEKKALHHFDEIIVLGGKKHRRVVEQLFEKEKLQYPLEGCRGIGYMLQRLQHAVQEGQELEENWYAVKLLND
- a CDS encoding formylglycine-generating enzyme family protein; its protein translation is MLANLNDYLKDLMVYIPEGETRLRDFRNEQKWISSNYKFGMPGIRKNLKEVIWNVEIEPFYLAKYTVTEELYAIIMGKEFVTTSEARKPVVNVSWIDAVNFCNLLSDALGYDKFYDFDNESKEVVCNYGTNGFRLPTDAEWQYACKAKSKGYRYGEIDEIAWYKDNSNERVHEVSEKMPNEWGLYDMIGNVWEWCWDLYDAETFGTYRIIRGGSWAEEERGCGATCRRKSMPDFYIDDIGFRIARSII
- a CDS encoding TetR/AcrR family transcriptional regulator, which codes for MIEIPATPTFQRLLATTTILIQELGCKKTTLQEIMKRSGLSKGAIYHYVKSKDELFGLLLVTKMQGIGQAFDEAVSRAKLGELDGPLGAITAGLLPQLVDRDHVVNNIFLYLLSQQDNPDVALLLRQIYDRSLAVGTEWIRIGQKYEAIPAEIDAEAISRQLLAWTYGQLVQHMIAPDTPVPNQEDVQRLFAQILRAAM
- a CDS encoding phytoene desaturase family protein is translated as MKTIGLLARDFIPLLLALFVQPQQLGLLLAVLAALGLLIMQIRVKKVKTLTAVNALFLTLAIIISSIMPNVNILAYSQLAVYAILACTTLLSLGIGELFTMQYAKDTTPEAIWTHPLFYRINRILTGMWAGVFTLCAIFAALTTFGVLDRTIGILLANAWCVPGFIANMMLPPYMQRRYAESMRGTKRPELDWEPVVSLEASVQAGQYDVIIVGSGIGGLTAGAELAAAGARVLVLEQHMLAGGACTTYTRRGGFRLEAGVESVSGLDEGGPLRHLLARHGLLDRIEWLKNTYEFRDGEEHTIIPETFEAWRDRLAERFPKEKEHIHALFTELAICFTQMRTVFGPDRLAPRIPNTIEEMNRFAEQNPNYLRWQGRTWKELLSTYTSNQAIHRELSFLAGYVGDAGEETSADAMIPLMGYFIYGGFRPRGGSQVLADALVARIRECGGDVLVSTDVQKIIIENNQVQGVQTKKQTYHASTVISNADPRLTYETLVGLEKLPSAYGGEVKKLIPSMSLFVWSAALSKPFATKNLIHYKLPEPITLPGTSQTITGIGIHSPSACDASLAPDGQGTLTVNIITDASASRYKAMTPEEYSTVKQEVDRMCRAAICEIDPAMADAILWTEVATPKTMARYLRTYEGSVYSSRRSGGNAPDFPHHKAPVQGLYLAGAGVGYGPGIEAVVISGGVVAEELVPYFANRSHIHTA